From Bos mutus isolate GX-2022 chromosome 5, NWIPB_WYAK_1.1, whole genome shotgun sequence, one genomic window encodes:
- the TTC38 gene encoding LOW QUALITY PROTEIN: tetratricopeptide repeat protein 38 (The sequence of the model RefSeq protein was modified relative to this genomic sequence to represent the inferred CDS: inserted 1 base in 1 codon), producing the protein MAATVPLRDCQAWKDARLPLSTTSNEACRLFDATLTQYVKWTNDQGLGGIEGCLSKLKAADPTFAMGHAIANGLVLIGTGSSVRLDKELDAAVKTMVEISKTQPLTHREQLHVSAVETFAKGNFPKACELWEQILQDHPTDMLALKFSHDAYFYLGYQEQMRDSVARVYPFWTPDISLSSYVKGIYSFGLMETNLYDQAEKLAKEALSINPTDAWSVHTVAHIHEMRAEVQEGLEFMQHSEAHWKDSDMLACHNYWHWALYLIEKGEYEAALTIYDDHILPSLRASGAMLDVVDNCSMLYRLQMEGVSVGERWQDVLSVTRKHSRDHILLFNDAHFLMASLGAGDAQTTQELLTTLRDASESPGENCQHLLARDVGLPLCQALVEAQDGXPDRVVELLLPIRYRLVQIGGSNAQRDVFNQLLIHAALNCSSGLHKHVARSLLMERDALKPNSPLTARLIRKAAAVHLLQ; encoded by the exons ATGGCCGCCACCGTGCCGCTTCGCGACTGTCAG GCATGGAAGGATGCCCGGCTGCCGCTCTCAACCACAAGCAACGAGGCCTGCAGACTGTTTGATGCCACCCTGACCCAG TATGTAAAATGGACCAACGACCAGGGCCTTGGTGGCATTGAGGGCTGCCTGTCAAAGCTCAAAGCGGCAGATCCGACCTTCG CCATGGGCCACGCCATCGCTAATGGCCTTGTGCTGATTGGCACCGGAAGCTCCGTGAGGCTGGACAAAGAGCTGGATGCGGCCGTGAAGACGATGGTGGAGATTTCCAAAACCCAGCCCCTGACCCACCGGGAGCAGCTGCACGTGTCTGCAGTAGAGACCTTTGCCAAGGG GAACTTCCCGAAAGCCTGTGAGCTATGGGAGCAGATTCTCCAGGACCACCCAACAGACATGTTGGCCCTGAAGTTTTCCCACGATGCCTACTTTTACCTGGGCTACCAGGAGCAGATGCGAGATTCTGTGGCTCGAGTTTATCCCTTCTGGACGCCCGACATCTCCCTGAGCAG ctATGTGAAAGGCATCTATTCTTTCGGACTGATGGAAACCAACCTCTACGATCAGGCGGAAAAGCTCGCCAAAGAG GCTTTATCCATTAACCCGACGGACGCATGGTCAGTGCACACCGTTGCGCACATTCACGAGATGAGAGCGGAGGTCCAGGAAGGATTGGAGTTCATGCAGCACTCAGAGGCCCACTGGAAG GACTCTGACATGCTTGCTTGTCATAATTATTGGCACTGGGCCTTATATCTGATTGAAAAG GGCGAATACGAGGCTGCGTTGACCATTTACGATGACCAC ATCCTCCCCAGCCTGCGGGCCAGCGGGGCGATGCTGGACGTGGTGGACAACTGCTCCATGCTGTACCGGCTGCAGATGGAAG GGGTCTCCGTGGGCGAGCGGTGGCAGGACGTCCTGTCTGTGACCCGGAAGCACAGCCGAGACCACATCCTGCTCTTCAACGATGCGCACTTTCTGATGGCGTCCCTGGGCGCAGGGGACGCCCAGACCACGCAGGAACTGCTGACCACCCTGCGGGACGCCAGCGA GTCCCCAGGGGAGAACTGCCAGCACCTCCTGGCCCGCGATGTGGGGCTGcccctgtgccaggccctggtggAGGCCCAGGATG AGCCCGACCGCGTGGTGGAGCTGCTGCTGCCCATCCGCTACCGGCTGGTCCAGATAGGAGGCAGCAATGCCCAG AGAGATGTCTTCAACCAGTTACTGATTCACGCGGCCTTGAACTGCTCGTCCGGCCTCCACAAGCACGTGGCCCG
- the PKDREJ gene encoding LOW QUALITY PROTEIN: polycystin family receptor for egg jelly (The sequence of the model RefSeq protein was modified relative to this genomic sequence to represent the inferred CDS: inserted 1 base in 1 codon; deleted 1 base in 1 codon), with protein MGPGPALLLLGLGLGLGCGPGRPPPPPAPAQAPGSPSRDRPIPTPAAARSAASETRALVQARRPEAALRSVRASRDPGERGAGFGGLGAGRARVSLRARAAPGGGIFLSGRRGLCLPAGRPPSLVPRCLRAHVQLRARRAPAAAAPAPVDLQLSAPGGRLSLRWLSRLPRSLGPLEWTFRLGLLGPAAAESRALPHRALQRGRRSYPGFVARTECPTDGPTPVVLEAVSLNSSEPTESSVSYQVFRPWPCKLDPVRINRNDDRPVRLTRDMEDTFNATVILFCPIQEYYYRGWSIYSVPYVGAVPDWTKPLEKPPVKFSRGFFEVTIPPYSLPWGVYLFNFSVVVRTRDPQVPGKNDSDRIYVVIFRRPLNAVISGPSNITINFTDGVTLNGNMSSDPEETDPLEKERLKFLWYCTTNSRNYDGEKITVISKEVCLPEQVDLKWTWASGPILTLSPETLQGGRVYFFRLVIQKTSRSAFADAMVHVLQGEPVASTSCIENCDQVLVLSERFSLSLDCTGCTAGRDVYRWSILTSSGQEVPLDWTGQTSTGRNGAYVSIKAFAFWNFREDKFWISLNAATWSGVTLVLRYPFIIHHVPITTDCKIVPEKGISFITQFVVICTHFKHKNIVLTYKIIVPDVHGFGEISSLKEITXGSILYLGKNSTSPPSFLPVGVLDSHYALKIIAQAYNTSLGAFSQVNLYATVRPPTDVKSSPTVLEELSNFTMGPNSSLSTLLQQQDFLNASYLIYIVASVLNSMKTDLSLQADKIKLREHLFNQTLILPINTLVNISQVVMAVTKLTEKTSEISAFSQKLATVRTWQASQALQDSHQRDKSISSEQIESVCIGILITLSNILKLLVHYEVFEEPFHVVESLADTILSVKVPENETTALRTSNFKMYVKKTEKWNVTKFFSTQKHCQNCFYPSLNVNSVPSLPASAPISTMFCEFADDPFPWLNYGENILTQVVGFRMTGVEATGDVIEIPPDAVEVYLIRKNLSFGTFNLTVGPSSEPYAVDESATKTTGAFSFVVDSTAGRDVLIHIMTDVSVLFTVSVYAGREITPNSFMTSYLVPHKIPPIANESDLFDPECAVKEARVVCLPAALVQVIAQRTDSSECTIAVVLQAPRFVLKPNNKLVRISVFSSECLDMFGIQSDWREDTCAVGEKTTWQRVHCICKNPRRAKRQLDIIKQANLRLHTHYLTAKVIVVPNPVDLRVETVKNVTQNPVTLFTVLLILLLYLILAFWALHRDEMDQYLREHVIVLLDNDPYDNVCYLVTVFTGSRCGSGTRANVFIQLHGTEGSSDVHCLSHPQFTTLYRGSICTFLLATKKDLGDIHSLRVWHNNEGRSPEWYLSRIKVENLFSRHIWLFMCREWFSIGSSLDRTFQVMPPDKPLKKMDFFLIDLNYKLGRSHLWFSVFSGVISTPFNRLQRLSCCLAMLLSTLLCNIMFFNLEKEIEAEPQEQRYIRLMVIGLESAFITLPVQLVITSLFMYSQRRPQVTLHEVTPRKHPLKPPARQHWEERLGNWHAYEIDKASSQEPVSNRHHAKPKGSVNVTSKRQPPAKQAESQGSPIKSKVSRTQSKVSRNQSKVTQAQSKFSNIQGRNINTNNPNIEDNTNVSDEQPPQPGSTALKEKTRIVLPQWCICVAWLLVFLTCALSSFFIIFYGLTYSLEKSIAWLFASFCAFTLSVFLVQPSKIILMSGYRTSKAKYSKNLSWIGNYRFTEIKLHNTWKDPEEMDRRHQFVMELRNSRMYQPLTQDEITIFQRKKRIKRRAFLFLIYILTHFIFLALLLSLVTILHPTDSFYYNQFIRDQFSVDLAGVTRLEDIYQWLNRVLLPLLHNDPNPTFFPDSSSKILGLPLMRQVRAQPGEIMCLPAKKFVEGSLKGEIRCHPEYGIDPEDTKNYSGSWNRVSKRDTDKTTRGFTYRPPEKRWAYSSYGLLHTYGSGGYAFYFFPAEQQFNSTLRLSELQKSHWLDEKTWSVIVELTTFNPDISLLCSISVIFEVSQLGVVNTSLNAHSFLLADFNRKNSADSAENYLYLAIFIFFLAYTVDEVYVITQERTAYVKSVYNLLNFALKCIFTLWIVLFFRKHFLAIGVVQAYWSNPEDFIPFHAVAQVDHTMRVILGFLVFLTILKTLRYSRVFYDVRLAQRAIQTALPGICHMALVVSVYFFVFMAFGYLVFGQHEWNYSDMIHATQTIFSYCVSAFENTEFFNNRVLGVLFLSSFMLVMICILINLFQAVILSAYEEMKQPVYEEPSEEVEAMTYLCRCLRSAFCCLCFKPRAEDDPKFFINMVYGQPEKNSRHYLGLKTRNINGKKMVYLVV; from the exons ATGGGGCCCGGGCCGGCTCTCCTgctcctgggcctgggcctgggcctgggctgtGGGCCCGGCCGCCCGCCTCCGCCCCCGGCTCCCGCGCAGGCGCCCGGCTCGCCGTCCCGAGACCGCCCCATCCCGACGCCCGCCGCGGCCCGAAGTGCCGCGTCCGAGACCCGGGCCCTCGTCCAGGCGCGGCGGCCGGAGGCCGCGCTCCGCTCGGTCAGGGCCTCCCGGGACCCCGGGGAGCGGGGCGCAGGCTTTGGCGGCCTTGGGGCCGGCCGCGCCCGCGTCAGCCTCCGGGCCCGCGCGGCCCCGGGCGGCGGCATCTTCCTGAGCGGCCGCCGCGGCCTCTGCCTGCCGGCCGGGCGGCCCCCGAGCCTCGTGCCGCGCTGCCTCCGCGCGCACGTCCAGCTGCGCGCCCGccgcgcccccgccgccgccgcgcccgcGCCGGTGGACCTGCAGCTGTCCGCGCCCGGCGGCCGGCTCTCCCTGCGCTGGCTGTCCCGCCTGCCGCGCTCGCTCGGGCCTCTGGAGTGGACCTTCCGCCTCGGGCTGCTCGGGCCCGCGGCCGCCGAGAGCCGCGCGTTGCCCCATCGGGCTCTGCAGCGCGGCCGGCGCTCCTACCCGGGATTCGTGGCCCGAACCGAATGTCCCACGGACGGGCCCACCCCGGTCGTCTTAGAAGCTGTCAGCCTGAACAGCTCAGAACCCACTGAGTCCTCCGTGTCCTATCAGGTATTCCGACCCTGGCCTTGTAAATTGGACCCCGTGAGGATAAATAGGAACGACGATAGACCGGTGCGACTGACCAGGGACATGGAAGACACCTTCAATGCAACAGTCATCCTCTTCTGTCCCATCCAGGAGTACTATTATCGGGGTTGGTCTATCTATTCCGTTCCTTATGTAGGGGCCGTGCCTGACTGGACTAAACCTCTGGAAAAGCCACCGGTCAAGTTTAGTAGAGGTTTCTTCGAGGTGACTATACCCCCATATTCTTTACCTTGGGGGGTGTATCTGTTTAATTTCTCGGTGGTTGTCAGAACGCGGGATCCCCAGGTTCCAGGGAAGAACGACTCAGACCGCATCTATGTCGTCATTTTTAGACGTCCCCTGAATGCTGTTATTTCAGGGCCTTCCAACATCACAATTAATTTCACAGATGGGGTGACTCTCAATGGAAATATGTCTTCTGATCCAGAGGAAACAGACCCTCTAGAGAAAGAGAGACTTAAGTTTCTCTGGTACTGTACCACAAACTCAAGAAACTATGATGGAGAAAAAATAACAGTGATAAGCAAGGAAGTTTGTCTCCCGGAGCAGGTTGATCTCAAGTGGACATGGGCTTCTGGTCCTATTCTCACACTTTCTCCAGAAACACTTCAAGGCGGCCGTGTATATTTTTTCAGACTAGTGATCCAGAAGACCAGCAGGTCAGCCTTTGCTGATGCAATGGTGCACGTGCTTCAAGGAGAGCCAGTAGCAAGCACTTCATGCATTGAAAATTGTGACCAGGTTCTGGTTTTATCAGAGAGATTCTCGTTGTCTCTGGATTGCACAGGTTGTACAGCAGGCCGAGATGTCTATCGGTGGTCCATTCTGACGTCTTCAGGTCAGGAGGTGCCATTGGACTGGACGGGGCAAACTTCAACAGGACGGAATGGTGCTTATGTGTCTATAAAAGCTTTTGCTTTCTGGAATTTCAGGGAAGATAAGTTTTGGATTTCTCTAAATGCAGCAACTTGGAGTGGAGTCACCTTGGTCTTAAGATATCCTTTCATTATTCACCATGTCCCTATAACCACAGACTGCAAAATTGTTCCAGAAAAAGGAATTTCCTTCATTACTCAGTTTGTTGTCATTTGTACTCATTTCAAGCATAAGAACATTGttcttacatataaaataatagttCCTGATGTACATGGTTTTGGTGAGATCAGTTCTTTGAAAGAAATAA TTGGATCCATCCTGTATTTGGGAAAGAATTCCACATCgcccccttcctttctccctgttGGTGTGTTGGACAGTCATTATGCCTTGAAAATAATTGCTCAGGCATATAATACCTCTCTGGGAGCTTTTTCTCAGGTGAACTTGTATGCCACTGTGCGGCCTCCCACTGACGTAAAGTCATCACCAACTGTGCTGGAGGAGTTATCCAACTTCACCATGGGACCAAATTCCTCCCTGTCTACTTTGCTTCAACAGCAGGATTTTCTAAATGCAAGTTATTTAATATACATAGTAGCTTCTGTCTTGAATAGCATGAAAACTGACTTAAGTCTTCAAGCTGACAAAATTAAACTCCGAGAACACCTTTTCAATCAGACACTCATTCTTCCTATAAACACTTTGGTGAATATTAGCCAGGTGGTCATGGCTGTTACTAAATTAACAGAGAAAACCTCTGAGATCAGTGCATTCTCTCAAAAACTGGCCACAGTGAGGACTTGGCAAGCAAGCCAAGCCCTCCAAGATAGTCATCAGAGAGATAAGAGCATTTCTTCTGAGCAAATAGAAAGTGTGTGCATTGGAATCTTAATAACCTTGTCTAACATCCTGAAACTGCTGGTTCATTATGAAGTCTTTGAAGAGCCTTTCCACGTGGTTGAATCTCTAGCAGACACGATATTGTCTGTGAAAGTGCCAGAGAATGAGACCACTGCCTTGAGGACCTCCAACTTTAAAATGTATGTCAAGAAAACCGAAAAGTGGAATGTTACCAAGTTCTTCAGCACCCAGAAGCACTGTCAGAATTGTTTTTATCCCAGCCTAAATGTGAACAGCGTTCCTAGTCTGCCTGCCAGCGCTCCGATTTCCACGATGTTTTGTGAATTTGCGGATGACCCTTTCCCTTGGCTAAATTATGGGGAAAACATTTTGACCCAGGTGGTTGGATTCCGAATGACAGGAGTGGAGGCCACAGGTGACGTGATTGAGATCCCACCTGATGCAGTGGAAGTGTACCTCATCAGGAAAAACCTGAGCTTTGGAACTTTTAATCTCACGGTAGGACCCAGCTCAGAGCCTTATGCAGTGGATGAATCAGCGACAAAGACGACAGGGGCGTTTAGCTTTGTTGTGGACAGTACCGCAGGCAGGGACGTGTTGATCCACATCATGACAGACGTGTCCGTCTTGTTCACGGTGTCTGTGTACGCGGGCCGTGAGATCACACCCAACTCTTTTATGACCAGCTACCTGGTGCCCCATAAAATCCCTCCGATTGCCAACGAGAGTGACCTGTTTGACCCGGAGTGTGCAGTGAAGGAGGCCCGAGTGGTCTGCCTCCCCGCGGCCCTGGTGCAGGTCATAGCTCAGCGAACCGATTCCTCTGAGTGCACCATCGCTGTGGTTCTACAGGCACCTCGTTTTGTCCTAAAACCCAATAACAAGTTGGTGAGAATTTCTGTTTTCAGCAGTGAATGCTTGGACATGTTTGGGATCCAGAGCGATTGGAGAGAAGATACCTGCGCTGTGGGAGAGAAGACCACTTGGCAAAGAGTGCACTGTATCTGCAAGAACCCACGGCGGGCCAAACGGCAGCTGGATATAATCAAACAGGCCAACCTTCGCCTGCATACCCACTATTTGACAGCCAAGGTGATCGTGGTCCCTAACCCTGTGGACTTACGAGTGGAGACAGTCAAGAACGTCACCCAAAACCCTGTGACCCTCTTCACGGTACTTCTCATTTTGCTGTTGTACTTGATCCTTGCGTTCTGGGCCTTGCACAGAGATGAAATGGACCAGTATCTTAGGGAACATGTGATAGTTCTCCTTGATAACGATCCTTATGATAATGTGTGTTATCTAGTCACTGTTTTTACAGGAAGCCGTTGTGGTTCTGGGACCAGGGCCAATGTCTTTATCCAACTGCATGGAACTGAAGGTAGCAGCGATGTGCACTGTTTAAGCCATCCACAATTTACGACTCTCTACCGAGGAAGCATCTGCACTTTCCTCCTAGCGACGAAAAAGGACTTGGGTGACATCCATTCCCTCCGTGTGTGGCACAACAACGAGGGCAGGTCCCCTGAATGGTATTTAAGTAGAATCAAAGTGGAGAATCTGTTCAGCAGACACATCTGGCTCTTCATGTGCCGAGAATGGTTTTCTATTGGATCATCTTTGGACCGAACCTTTCAAGTAATGCCCCCAGATAAGCCTCTCAAGAAAATGGACTTTTTCCTCATAGATTTAAATTACAAGCTGGGGAGAAGCCACTTGTGGTTCTCCGTTTTTTCTGGTGTCATTTCTACACCATTCAATAGGCTCCAGAGGCTGTCCTGTTGTTTAGCC ATGTTGTTATCCACGCTTCTGTGTAATATTATGTTCTTTAATCTAGAGAAGGAGATCGAAGCAGAGCCACAAGAGCAGAGGTACATCAGGTTGATGGTGATCGGACTGGAAAGTGCCTTTATTACCCTCCCTGTGCAACTAGTGATCACATCTTTGTTCATGTATTCCCAGAGGAGACCTCAGGTGACTCTACATGAGGTCACTCCTCGGAAACATCCTTTGAAACCACCAGCAAGGCAGCACTGGGAAGAACGATTGGGAAACTGGCATGCCTATGAAATTGACAAGGCAAGCTCCCAGGAGCCTGTGTCTAACAGACATCATGCAAAACCCAAGGGTTCTGTCAACGTCACCTCTAAAAGACAGCCCCCGGCCAAGCAAGCAGAAAGCCAAGGGTCTCCCATCAAAAGCAAGGTCTCCAGAACTCAAAGCAAGGTCTCCAGAAACCAAAGCAAGGTCACTCAAGCACAAAGCAAGTTCTCCAACATCCAGGGAAGAAATATAAACACCAATAACCCAAATATTGAAGACAATACAAATGTTTCTGATGAGCAGCCTCCCCAGCCAGGTTCAACAGCCCTCAAAGAGAAGACCAGGATTGTCCTGCCACAATGGTGTATTTGTGTCGCCTGGCTCTTGGTTTTTCTTACCTGTGCATTATCCTCCTTCTTCATCATATTTTATGGACTGACTTACAGCCTCGAAAAGTCAATAGCATGGCTGTTTGCATCGTTTTGTGCATTCACTTTGTCAGTCTTTCTCGTGCAGCCATCTAAAATCATACTGATGTCAGGCTACAGAACAAGTAAGGCCAAGTACTCAAAAAACCTTTCATGGATTGGCAACTATCGCTTCACTGAGATCAAGCTGCACAACACCTGGAaggacccagaagaaatggacagacGCCACCAGTTTGTCATGGAGCTCCGAAACTCGAGAATGTACCAGCCTCTCACCCAAGATGAAATCACAATATTCCAAAGAAAGAAGAGGATCAAGAGAAGAGCTTTCCTGTTCCTTATTTACATCCTCACTCACTTCATCTTTCTGGCTCTCTTGCTGAGCCTAGTCACCATCCTACATCCCACTGACAGCTTTTACTATAATCAGTTTATTCGGGACCAGTTCTCTGTGGATCTGGCAGGCGTGACCAGGCTGGAAGACATCTATCAGTGGCTGAACAGGGTGCTGTTGCCTCTGCTCCACAATGACCCGAATCCCACGTTTTTCCCTGACAGCTCCTCTAAAATCCTTGGCTTGCCACTCATGAGGCAGGTGAGGGCGCAACCTGGAGAGATAATGTGTCTGCCGGCCAAGAAATTTGTGGAGGGCAGCCTCAAAGGAGAGATTCGCTGTCACCCCGAATATGGCATTGACCCAGAAGACACAAAAAACTACTCTGGGTCATGGAATAGAGTTAGTAAGCGGGACACTGACAAGACGACCAGAGGGTTTACTTATAGGCCTCCGGAGAAGAGGTGGGCCTACTCTTCCTATGGGCTGCTGCACACCTATGGCTCAGGAGGATACgccttctatttttttccagcaGAGCAGCAGTTTAATTCCACACTGAGGCTCAGCGAACTCCAGAAAAGCCATTGGCTGGATGAGAAGACGTGGTCTGTGATTGTGGAATTGACCACCTTCAATCCAGACATCAGTCTCCTCTGCAGCATCTCGGTCATCTTTGAGGTCTCTCAGTTAGGTGTTGTGAACACTAGCCTGAATGCGCACTCCTTCTTGCTCGCTGATTTCAACAGAAAAAACTCAGCCGACTCAGCAGAAAACTACTTGTACTTGgccatcttcattttcttccttgcctACACTGTTGATGAGGTTTACGTAATCACACAAGAAAGGACTGCCTACGTGAAAAGTGTATATAATTTGCTCAATTTTGCTCTAAAATGTATCTTTACCTTGTGGATCGTACTCTTTTTCAGGAAGCACTTCTTGGCCATCGGTGTAGTTCAGGCTTACTGGTCGAACCCTGAGGATTTCATTCCCTTTCATGCAGTGGCTCAAGTGGATCACACCATGAGGGTGATTTTGGGTTTCCTAGTATTTCTGACGATCCTGAAGACGCTCCGGTATTCCAGGGTCTTTTACGATGTGCGTCTGGCTCAGAGGGCCATCCAGACTGCCCTTCCTGGCATCTGCCACATGGCATTGGTGGTGTCCGTGTATTTCTTTGTCTTCATGGCATTTGGGTACTTGGTGTTCGGGCAGCACGAGTGGAACTACAGTGACATGATCCACGCCACCCAGACAATATTTTCCTACTGTGTCTCAGCTTTTGAGAACACGGAATTTTTCAATAACCGGGTTCTCGGGGTCCTCTTCCTCTCATCTTTCATGCTGGTGATGATCTGCATATTGATCAACTTATTTCAGGCTGTGATTTTGTCAGCCTACGAGGAAATGAAGCAGCCCGTGTACGAGGAGCCCTCAGAAGAAGTGGAAGCCATGACTTATCTGTGTCGGTGCCTAAGATCTGCTTTTTGCTGCCTGTGCTTCAAGCCCAGGGCGGAAGATGATCCCAAGTTCTTCATCAACATGGTGTACGGGCAGCCAGAGAAGAACAGCCGCCACTACCTGGGGCTGAAGACCAGAAACATTAATGGGAAGAAAATGGTTTACCTCGTCGTGTGA